DNA sequence from the Grus americana isolate bGruAme1 chromosome Z, bGruAme1.mat, whole genome shotgun sequence genome:
GCATCGCCAGGTCATGTCCAGCTTTTTATCCACCAgtgcccccaagtccttctcctcagggctgctttcaatccattctcaccccagcctgtagttgtgcttcgGATTGCCCCAatccacatgcaggaccttgcacttggccttgttgaacttcatgcggttcgcatgggcccacctctcaagcctgtcaaggtccctctggatagcaTCCCTTCCCTCGAGCGTATTACACCACAGCTTGGTGTaatcagcaaacttgctgagggtgcactcaatcccatgTCCCCAAAGATGTCAagcagtgctggtcccagtactgacccctgagaaACGCCACTTGTCattggtctccacttggacattgagccgttgaccacaactctttgagtgcgaccatccagccaattccttatccaccgagtggtccatccatcgaatccatgtctctccaatttagacacaaggatgttgtgcaggacagcatcaaatgccttgcacaagtccagatagatgatgtctgtcactcttcccttgtccaccacTGCTGTAACCCtgtcacagaaggccaccagatttgtcaggcacaatttgcccttagtgaagccatgctggctgtccccagtcacctccttattttccatgtgcctgagcatgggttccaggaggatctgctccatgatcttgccaggcatggaggtgagactgaccagtctCTAGTTCCCCAGggccttccttttttccctttttaaaaatgggggttatgttccccttttcctgtcagtgggaagaggggtttttttaggtgggaagaggtttttttaatctcttggtGTTTGAATTGCAAAGTTGGCACTGTTCAGGAATATATTTATTATCAGCTAAGATGACTCACCTTTATACCAATCAAACCTGCCTGAGGGCAGCCAGCTCCatgctcctgggctgcatgtCCTTGCCCCATCACTACCAGGCTGTACAGGCACACAATTGTCAATTCAAGGAATTGATTCAAATCAGTTGAACAATCAGCCTGGTCTACCTGCTCTGTTAATCggagcaaaataaaacatactaAATTCAGGATGAAGATTTGCAATGCAGCTACACATGgaaaaaagtttgtttcaaGGACAAATAaaggaacaaagcaaaacaattctTATAAAGGTTCTTCTTTATCTACAAATTAGGTTAGTCTTCATTGCACTTGGGTTGCAGCAAAGACACATTTGCAGCATTGTATATCTAGAAGGTACGGATCGTAAAAGCAATTGGATGCTTGATTAAATTCTGAGTACCAgatcttttcttccccttttaaCCACAGAAGTTAGATGCAGAGGGATGCCTCTCCCTACCCTCCACTAAAGACATGAACCCAGATCGTATCACTAAAACAGcgaagaaaaagcagaaaggacagTAGtagtctattaaaaaaaaaaatcaactataCTACTTAAAAGATCTTTTCAGCTCTCAGTGAGCATAGCTTGAAGGAATAAGCTCCACTCAGATGACTGTGGGCTCCTTGAATAGTATTCTCCAAAGTTTGTCACACATAGTACCAcctccttttaaaagaaatcattctATTAATTGAAAATTTTTTGAGAAGAAGTTTTGAGAACAGTGCAGTAATGTCTAACTCTTACACATGTCAATGGCAGATCTCTACTGTTGCTGCAGGTGAGAGATGAAAGATTCTTCCTTGCAACCTGCTTTGTCAATCCACAGATGAAGAAGGCTAGAAGGGAGAAGCAGTCAAGAGGATCAGCACTCCCTTTCTGATAACCTGCAGTGGAGTGATCCGATTGATTGTTTGACAGTCCCCAACTCGGATCCCATCAAtgacaggaaaggaaggaagaacagaGTGAGAGTATAGATACAAGCATTACTTGGTGTACTTCTGATTAAATAACGACAAGAAATAGATCTTGTCCCCCAGAAGACTAGCTATACTAAGcatattatttttcagcaagTTAACAGTCATTCATGAATCATGAGCAATATCGTTGTGGTATTACATAGATACACATAGACAATTCATCATCTTTACAACATACCATCTGTAACCCTTGGACTCCTGGCAGAACACAGGTAGTGCTGTAATCACACAAACTGGATACCCTTCCTTCATGTTATTCGCCACTGTACACACAGCAGGAAGCACACGAGGCTGTTCAGCAAGATAAAGGACATTCTGTTTATCACACATGGgctaaatatttattctgtttatcACACACGTTCAAATGGTGGTTTGTGAAGATTGTGCAACTGCCTTCTTCCCAAATCCTTCCAGTGAACCAGGGCCTCTTCCATACAGTTATTTTCCAGTAAGGATGTTGCATTACATCTTCAGTTTAGTAATAGATAAGTAATTATTTGCCTGCATTTTTGTCAGGAAACAGGAGGAGCAAACTGTCTATGCCTGAGAAGCATTTGTGTTCCATATCATCTAAAAGGCTGTAAACTCTCTGCTCCTCAATGAGACATTCGTTAATGTAAGTTGCTATTTTAGCTTGGGCCTCTGAAATACCACCACAAAACTTCCTACTTTCATGCTAAGCACCTGCTAAGAGTTAGTAGACAAGGCTGCAACAGATAAAAGGAGAGCTAGAGCTTAATTAATCCTTGAGATGAGAGATCAAATGCATTAAACAAACCTCTTAGTCTTTATTatgtatggggaaaaaaaacttgttaGAACGTGGAAACCAAAGAACAAGACAAGGGAAGGAACAGACTAGCACacagaagaaagtaatttattataCAAAACTTTATGGCCTTTAAGCTGTACAAGACTGCTCAAATTCTTGCCGCAGTTCAATATACCCCCTTCCTTACTCTCCATATTTGAAATGGTGAATATTTCCTATCCGTATACCAGCTATCTCAGTACATTTTGGACCGAGGGCTTTTCCATTTGCTTGCGTTTGTAGGGACCCGGCTATGCCCAAGTCTTAGATAGGTCACTTGGCTGCAAGTTCTGTGTACAACTTGGTGAAATGTATCAGGACTgcaagatttgaaaaaaaatacatttaaatccTACCACCAAATATACAGCTATCAGCTATTCAGATTTAAAGTAAATGCGATTCCATATTCTGGGTGAGGGAAGAGGACTTAAGATATTTCAGAAATCCACTGTGGCTGCAGTTTGCTATGTGTTTGTTTATATCTCATTATTCCCCCACAGTACTGAACCATTTGGTTTTAGTTATCTGCGAATAAGGGAACAGTTTTGCTCTAATGAAATGTGTCGTTAGGTAAATTTTACTTAACCCATTTAGACATTACAGCTACAGTTGTCAGACTTCTAATTCACTGTTAGGAATAATGTCTTTGTTACCTGAAGCCAGTCAAGTTGAACTACTAAGCATTTCAAAGAACACATTTTAtgtaaaaacataaaagaaagcaCCCAACTCAaatgtgttattaaaaaaaccttatttatgtatcttaaaaaatacaagGCACATTATACAAAAATCAAATAGCTATTCATCAAAACTGTGTTAAATAGCCCCATTTAAGATTATGTACTGGCAAGCATTAAGTAACAGCGTATAAATCTCAACTAACTTTTTATCTCAGTGCTAGCTGGTAACAAGTTCAGCTTGTCAACTCAATAGGATAACCTTACAGGCTTCTGCCATGCTAGTATTTACAGCATAACTTCGTAAACAACATAAAATTACATTATACTAAAGATAATAAGAAGTCTACACCAAGACGGTGAAATGgattctcctttccttctttttacgGTTTCAAATAATGTTCAGTGTAAGCAGGTACACAGAGCATGTTCCTACATACACAGTCTGTTCAGCTGTTTAATACATTACAGTTAAAGCgaaacaaaacagatttctctGTTAATTAAATATACTAGCAACACTACACAACATTCCAgtgacattttgctttttaaaaactttgatATTGAACAAAAATGTCTTCAACCACAACTTACTTCCAGGTCAGCAGCATTTTTGCAAAGCATCTGAaatgtcatgattttttttttccagtctagTGGGAAGATTTATCTGCTTACAGTTTCTACACAGGGCCAGCAGCTGACAGTTCCGAAATCTGGGCTTCAATGCaattaaaaagcagagatgtttcTTCAGTCCCTCTTGTACAAAATAACTCTTGTCACTTACATCCTTTCACCAGTAGCAATAAAAGTTCCCTTTTCTAGGATTAAACTCAGTAGGTTGATTTAGTGGTCCCATTTGAGTTTGAAGAATAAGAATTTGATTTCTTGGGGTATCTGCTTGATAAGAGAGACACTTGCATCCTCTGTGTAGTTCGCACACTTCGGCAAAGAACAGCGTTTTTAAGGTGGTCTCTGAAGTCTTTTGAAATATAATAATAGATGAATGGATCAATACAACTGTTCAAAGTAGAAAGACACAGTGCGATTATGTACGACACATACAGATGGCTCTCGCTGTGGGTTTTGAGGAGCAAATAGTGCACAACAAGCAGCACGTTGCTAGGTGTAAAACAGATGAGATACGTGGACAGGACAGCAATAACGAGTTTGATTGCTCTTTTCCGTTTCTTCCCAGCGCTTATATCTGAGATGGAAGCACTTAGAGTCTTAATCATTAGTATGTAAGCAACAGCAGTGAGGAGAGCTGGGATTAAGAAGAATCCAATTGCAAGCGAGAGGAAATAACTGAACATACTATGAGCCAAAGTATTTTCAGGCAACACATCATGGCAGGTAGTGATGTTAAGACTTGAAATATGTGCTGTCTGGTTAACAAGATACAATGGAATGGTGCCCAACAAAATCAGTAACCACACAGCAAGGGAGATGCCCAAGgcaatttcagatttctttcttgaGTGCACTATGGGGTTCACCACAACCCAATAGCGTTGCACACTGAGACATGTCATAAAGAGAATGGAACAGTACATATTTCCATAGAAAAATCCAACAAGTACTTTGCAGAGACCTTCACCAAATAGCCAATTATTACCATTTACATGGTATGCAATCTTCAGCGGGAACCAGACAACAAAAAGAAGGTCTGCCAGTGCCAAGTTAACCATATAAATCACAGCTGgatgtttcttctttgttcGGAAAAAAAAGACCCAGAGGGCCATGGCATTGCTAGGCAAACCAATGATAAAGACAATGATATAGACAATGGGAAGAAAAACTGTAGTCAGCTTTCCTGTGAGGGCTTTTGCTGCAAATTCATCCACTTCATATAGTGCTTCAGAGGCATTATTTGTATCTGGAACTTTCTGGCCAAGAAAACTTCTTCCTTTTGACTTGCTGTTTCCACTActctctaaaattaaaaaaaaaaaaaaaaagaagttgctgtTACTGAAGTACAgactttttgtcctttttaaaaataaactaggCACCACGATTTACTCTGAAGAATTAAAGAGGGCCTCATCAACAGAAACCTTAACCTTAAGGTTTTCAAACACTTGgcaatttttcttccctttgttttatTATCAAAAAGACAACCTTTACCCCTATTCAAGGATTGTATCagcaatgaaaatgcttttccacGTCACCagtgatattaaaaatacttctttaaaatGGCTGTGAGGTGCTCCTACCATCTGAACAGTTACAATAGAAATTGCTTCAAATACCTAAGGGCATCATTATCCTTTCACATGGCAGTGCCAGATTACCCAAGTGCTGTGACTCATAAAACTTTGGAGCAGGCTAACATAACTGCAGTAGAAGTTTCCTCACTTTAGATGGCCTGAAAATCAGGTATGCAGTAAAAAAGAACATGCTGCCCTCAGACAAGCTAGAAGGAAAACTCAGAACATAATGccaaaagctgtgcacaagTGATCTCTAGGG
Encoded proteins:
- the F2RL1 gene encoding proteinase-activated receptor 2, translated to MAGCRGLCLLLLLCALLGAAAPAESSGNSKSKGRSFLGQKVPDTNNASEALYEVDEFAAKALTGKLTTVFLPIVYIIVFIIGLPSNAMALWVFFFRTKKKHPAVIYMVNLALADLLFVVWFPLKIAYHVNGNNWLFGEGLCKVLVGFFYGNMYCSILFMTCLSVQRYWVVVNPIVHSRKKSEIALGISLAVWLLILLGTIPLYLVNQTAHISSLNITTCHDVLPENTLAHSMFSYFLSLAIGFFLIPALLTAVAYILMIKTLSASISDISAGKKRKRAIKLVIAVLSTYLICFTPSNVLLVVHYLLLKTHSESHLYVSYIIALCLSTLNSCIDPFIYYYISKDFRDHLKNAVLCRSVRTTQRMQVSLLSSRYPKKSNSYSSNSNGTTKSTY